A single region of the Carassius gibelio isolate Cgi1373 ecotype wild population from Czech Republic chromosome A14, carGib1.2-hapl.c, whole genome shotgun sequence genome encodes:
- the LOC128027252 gene encoding ensconsin isoform X14, with amino-acid sequence MAEGATSLKGLRAQMAAAAQAQAEERRNQAGNSPTPAASAGTVKTQTRPVIDGAALRIDDKLRVAKERREEQEKQHAARETQLLERERKTRLQVERQMEERQKKLEEQRRKEEQRRAAVEEKRKQKLEEEKEHYEAVMRRTLERSQRVESRERQKRWSWGGLSDSDNKNGQTDTGPASSPIVIVISPASPATKQPRNQTSQDKRSSSTTNLKQTDSVISKRLSSSSATLLNSPDKSPILKKRSSSLSRVGAKTQPVTKPEKSPADQSASASPLQPPPGPLRSRSSDRKKGPPASLSADGISSMMQQAEKEKRFTSPVGKRPASPSSRHRSPSPSPIANTTTRAPSPGAARQSPRFRTPSPSGSKQRPPSPQPSATSKPPPIQKPALTPTGPPTLRKRDSKPKEVSPMMPVTPQSPETSTPSPVPAPKTKEESSSKAAIAGTNSAAEASKILAENRRLVREQKEKEEQLRIQREEEEKLRKEEEKRLAEEERLRRVEEEKRLAEERKREEEVQARIAEEERQRMELEEQQRQVELEKEREEAEAKAQEEAERQRQERERIMQQNQQERMERKKRIEEIMKRTRKTDQIDFRSNDERDIPDENGEEAEDQIYCENKENEAVESEQNAMKTEPSDSQKHQLPVEEPVSEQEEPDDSMNTQTDVDNKENSNGPDTEDFSGDRSPPPKSCLMEGLEFVNEDSKVNLVPGLNGKGGPWSFEELIDLGVHAKSKPLMDDGGPEEPRVASSIHPGLPIEALSEM; translated from the exons CTGCAGCTGCGCAGGCGCAGGCAGAGGAACGGCGCAACCAGGCAGGGAACAGCCCAACACCAGCAGCTTCAGCCGGCACAGTGAAGACCCAAACCAGGCCAG TCATAGATGGGGCAGCCTTGAGGATAGACGACAAACTCAGAGTGGCcaaagagaggagagaagagcaGGAAAAGCAACATG CGGCCCGTGAGACTCAGCTCCTGGAGCGAGAGCGTAAGACCCGGCTGCAGGTGGAGAGACAAATGGAGGAGAGACAGAAGAAGCTGGAAGAGCAGCGCAGGAAGGAGGAACAGAGGAGAGCTGCAGTGGAGGAGAAAAGGAAACAGAAATTAGAGGAAGAAAAG gagcaCTATGAGGCCGTGATGAGACGTACTCTGGAGCGCAGCCAGCGAGTAGAGagtagagagagacagaagagatGGTCCTGGGGTGGACTTTCAGACTCTGACAACAAAAATG GACAGACTGACACTGGCCCCGCCTCCTCCCCGATTGTTATAGTAATCTCCCCTGCTTCTCCAGCCACCAAGCAACCAAGGAATCAGACGTCACAAG ACAAGCGCTCTTCCTCTACTACAAACCTGAAACAGACTGACTCAGTTATCAGCAAGCGTCTCTCCTCATCCTCAGCCACCCTCCTTAATTCTCCTGATAAAA GCCCAATCCTGAAGAAGCGAAGCTCCTCCCTCTCTCGAGTAGGGGCTAAAACGCAGCCTGTCACCAAACCAGAGAAATCCCCAGCAGATCAATCAG CATCTGCCAGCCCCTTGCAGCCCCCACCAGGACCCCTACGCAGTCGCAGCAGCGATCGAAAAAAAGGCCCTCCAGCTTCTTTGTCTGCAGATGGCATTTCCAGTATGATGCAG CAAGCTGAGAAGGAGAAACGCTTCACGTCACCAGTAGGAAAACGCCCTGCCTCACCCTCTAGTCGTCATCGATCCCCGTCTCCTTCTCCCATTGCTAACACCACTACAAGAGCGCCCTCACCTGGAGCAGCCAG GCAGAGTCCACGCTTCCGCACTCCTTCCCCAAGTGGTTCGAAACAGCGGCCTCCATCCCCTCAGCCCTCTGCCACATCCAAACCTCCACCCATCCAGAAACCAGCTCTCACCCCCACCGGCCCACCCACCCTTCGCAAGAGGGACTCCAAGCCAAAGGAAGTGTCTCCCATGATGCCCGTCACCCCACAGTCTCCAGAAACCAGCACGCCCAGCCCGGTACCCGCACCCAAGACCAAAGAGG aATCCAGTTCCAAAGCAGCAATCGCAGGAACTAACTCCGCTGCAGAGGCTTCCAAGATCCTGGCGGAGAACCGGCGTCTGGTACGCgagcagaaagagaaagaagagcaaCTCCGCatacagagagaagaagaggagaa GCTGAGGAAAGAGGAGGAGAAGCGGCTGGCCGAGGAGGAGCGCTTGAGGCGTGTAGAGGAGGAGAAGAGGCTTGcggaggagaggaagagagaagaggAGGTGCAGGCTCGTATAGCAGAGGAGGAGAGACAGCGAATGGAGCTGGAGGAGCAGCAAAGACAGGTTGAGCTAGAGAAAGAG CGAGAGGAGGCTGAAGCAAAGGCCCAAGAGGAAGCAGAAAGGCAGCGTCAAGAGAGAGAACGCATTATGCAGCAGAACCAACAGGAGCGCATGGAGAGAAAGAAG AGAATTGAAGAAATTATGAAGAGGACCAGAAAAACAGACCAAATCGATTTTAGG AGTAATGATGAGAGGGACATTCCTGATGAAAATGGAGAGGAGGCTGAGGACCAAATATACTGTGAAAATAAGG AGAACGAGGCTGTCGAGTCAGAGCAGAATGCCATGAAGACAGAGCCATCAGACTCTCAGAAGCATCAGTTACCTGTGGAGGAGCCAGTCAGCGAGCAAGAAGAGCCAGATGATAGtatgaacacacaaacagatgTGGACAATAAAGAGAACAGCAATGGACCAGATACAGAGGATTTCTCAGGGGACCG CAGCCCCCCTCCCAAGTCTTGTCTGATGGAAGGCTTGGAGTTTGTGAACGAGGACTCTAAAGTGAACCTGGTGCCAGGGTTGAATGGTAAAGGAGGACCCTGGAGCTTTGAGGAGCTGATCGACCTGGGTGTTCATGCAAAGAGCAAACCCCTGATGGATGATGGGGGCCCTGAAGAGCCTAGAGTGGCCAGCTCCATTCATCCAGGCCTGCCTATTGAAGCTCTGTCTG AGATGTGA
- the LOC128027252 gene encoding ensconsin isoform X6: protein MAEGATSLKGLRAQMAAAAQAQAEERRNQAGNSPTPAASAGTVKTQTRPVIDGAALRIDDKLRVAKERREEQEKQHAARETQLLERERKTRLQVERQMEERQKKLEEQRRKEEQRRAAVEEKRKQKLEEEKEHYEAVMRRTLERSQRVESRERQKRWSWGGLSDSDNKNGQTDTGPASSPIVIVISPASPATKQPRNQTSQDKRSSSTTNLKQTDSVISKRLSSSSATLLNSPDKSPILKKRSSSLSRVGAKTQPVTKPEKSPADQSARRLLAAPVDSSVLSRLLTPTQASLARSKSAAALSAEGGDTQESHLCPRSASASPLQPPPGPLRSRSSDRKKGPPASLSADGISSMMQQAEKEKRFTSPVGKRPASPSSRHRSPSPSPIANTTTRAPSPGAARQSPRFRTPSPSGSKQRPPSPQPSATSKPPPIQKPALTPTGPPTLRKRDSKPKEVSPMMPVTPQSPETSTPSPVPAPKTKEESSSKAAIAGTNSAAEASKILAENRRLVREQKEKEEQLRIQREEEEKLRKEEEKRLAEEERLRRVEEEKRLAEERKREEEVQARIAEEERQRMELEEQQRQVELEKEREEAEAKAQEEAERQRQERERIMQQNQQERMERKKRIEEIMKRTRKTDQIDFRSNDERDIPDENGEEAEDQIYCENKENEAVESEQNAMKTEPSDSQKHQLPVEEPVSEQEEPDDSMNTQTDVDNKENSNGPDTEDFSGDRSPPPKSCLMEGLEFVNEDSKVNLVPGLNGKGGPWSFEELIDLGVHAKSKPLMDDGGPEEPRVASSIHPGLPIEALSEM from the exons CTGCAGCTGCGCAGGCGCAGGCAGAGGAACGGCGCAACCAGGCAGGGAACAGCCCAACACCAGCAGCTTCAGCCGGCACAGTGAAGACCCAAACCAGGCCAG TCATAGATGGGGCAGCCTTGAGGATAGACGACAAACTCAGAGTGGCcaaagagaggagagaagagcaGGAAAAGCAACATG CGGCCCGTGAGACTCAGCTCCTGGAGCGAGAGCGTAAGACCCGGCTGCAGGTGGAGAGACAAATGGAGGAGAGACAGAAGAAGCTGGAAGAGCAGCGCAGGAAGGAGGAACAGAGGAGAGCTGCAGTGGAGGAGAAAAGGAAACAGAAATTAGAGGAAGAAAAG gagcaCTATGAGGCCGTGATGAGACGTACTCTGGAGCGCAGCCAGCGAGTAGAGagtagagagagacagaagagatGGTCCTGGGGTGGACTTTCAGACTCTGACAACAAAAATG GACAGACTGACACTGGCCCCGCCTCCTCCCCGATTGTTATAGTAATCTCCCCTGCTTCTCCAGCCACCAAGCAACCAAGGAATCAGACGTCACAAG ACAAGCGCTCTTCCTCTACTACAAACCTGAAACAGACTGACTCAGTTATCAGCAAGCGTCTCTCCTCATCCTCAGCCACCCTCCTTAATTCTCCTGATAAAA GCCCAATCCTGAAGAAGCGAAGCTCCTCCCTCTCTCGAGTAGGGGCTAAAACGCAGCCTGTCACCAAACCAGAGAAATCCCCAGCAGATCAATCAG CTCGCCGCTTGTTGGCTGCCCCCGTGGATAGCAGTGTCCTCAGTCGGCTGCTCACACCCACCCAGGCCTCGCTAGCTAGAAGCAAGAGTGCTGCGGCCCTGTCCGCCGAAGGAGGAGACACCCAAG AGTCTCACCTGTGTCCTCGTTCAGCATCTGCCAGCCCCTTGCAGCCCCCACCAGGACCCCTACGCAGTCGCAGCAGCGATCGAAAAAAAGGCCCTCCAGCTTCTTTGTCTGCAGATGGCATTTCCAGTATGATGCAG CAAGCTGAGAAGGAGAAACGCTTCACGTCACCAGTAGGAAAACGCCCTGCCTCACCCTCTAGTCGTCATCGATCCCCGTCTCCTTCTCCCATTGCTAACACCACTACAAGAGCGCCCTCACCTGGAGCAGCCAG GCAGAGTCCACGCTTCCGCACTCCTTCCCCAAGTGGTTCGAAACAGCGGCCTCCATCCCCTCAGCCCTCTGCCACATCCAAACCTCCACCCATCCAGAAACCAGCTCTCACCCCCACCGGCCCACCCACCCTTCGCAAGAGGGACTCCAAGCCAAAGGAAGTGTCTCCCATGATGCCCGTCACCCCACAGTCTCCAGAAACCAGCACGCCCAGCCCGGTACCCGCACCCAAGACCAAAGAGG aATCCAGTTCCAAAGCAGCAATCGCAGGAACTAACTCCGCTGCAGAGGCTTCCAAGATCCTGGCGGAGAACCGGCGTCTGGTACGCgagcagaaagagaaagaagagcaaCTCCGCatacagagagaagaagaggagaa GCTGAGGAAAGAGGAGGAGAAGCGGCTGGCCGAGGAGGAGCGCTTGAGGCGTGTAGAGGAGGAGAAGAGGCTTGcggaggagaggaagagagaagaggAGGTGCAGGCTCGTATAGCAGAGGAGGAGAGACAGCGAATGGAGCTGGAGGAGCAGCAAAGACAGGTTGAGCTAGAGAAAGAG CGAGAGGAGGCTGAAGCAAAGGCCCAAGAGGAAGCAGAAAGGCAGCGTCAAGAGAGAGAACGCATTATGCAGCAGAACCAACAGGAGCGCATGGAGAGAAAGAAG AGAATTGAAGAAATTATGAAGAGGACCAGAAAAACAGACCAAATCGATTTTAGG AGTAATGATGAGAGGGACATTCCTGATGAAAATGGAGAGGAGGCTGAGGACCAAATATACTGTGAAAATAAGG AGAACGAGGCTGTCGAGTCAGAGCAGAATGCCATGAAGACAGAGCCATCAGACTCTCAGAAGCATCAGTTACCTGTGGAGGAGCCAGTCAGCGAGCAAGAAGAGCCAGATGATAGtatgaacacacaaacagatgTGGACAATAAAGAGAACAGCAATGGACCAGATACAGAGGATTTCTCAGGGGACCG CAGCCCCCCTCCCAAGTCTTGTCTGATGGAAGGCTTGGAGTTTGTGAACGAGGACTCTAAAGTGAACCTGGTGCCAGGGTTGAATGGTAAAGGAGGACCCTGGAGCTTTGAGGAGCTGATCGACCTGGGTGTTCATGCAAAGAGCAAACCCCTGATGGATGATGGGGGCCCTGAAGAGCCTAGAGTGGCCAGCTCCATTCATCCAGGCCTGCCTATTGAAGCTCTGTCTG AGATGTGA
- the LOC128027252 gene encoding ensconsin isoform X19 has translation MAEGATSLKGLRAQMAAAAQAQAEERRNQAGNSPTPAASAGTVKTQTRPVIDGAALRIDDKLRVAKERREEQEKQHAARETQLLERERKTRLQVERQMEERQKKLEEQRRKEEQRRAAVEEKRKQKLEEEKEHYEAVMRRTLERSQRVESRERQKRWSWGGLSDSDNKNARRLLAAPVDSSVLSRLLTPTQASLARSKSAAALSAEGGDTQESHLCPRSASASPLQPPPGPLRSRSSDRKKGPPASLSADGISSMMQQAEKEKRFTSPVGKRPASPSSRHRSPSPSPIANTTTRAPSPGAARQSPRFRTPSPSGSKQRPPSPQPSATSKPPPIQKPALTPTGPPTLRKRDSKPKEVSPMMPVTPQSPETSTPSPVPAPKTKEESSSKAAIAGTNSAAEASKILAENRRLVREQKEKEEQLRIQREEEEKLRKEEEKRLAEEERLRRVEEEKRLAEERKREEEVQARIAEEERQRMELEEQQRQVELEKEREEAEAKAQEEAERQRQERERIMQQNQQERMERKKRIEEIMKRTRKTDQIDFRSNDERDIPDENGEEAEDQIYCENKENEAVESEQNAMKTEPSDSQKHQLPVEEPVSEQEEPDDSMNTQTDVDNKENSNGPDTEDFSGDRSPPPKSCLMEGLEFVNEDSKVNLVPGLNGKGGPWSFEELIDLGVHAKSKPLMDDGGPEEPRVASSIHPGLPIEALSEM, from the exons CTGCAGCTGCGCAGGCGCAGGCAGAGGAACGGCGCAACCAGGCAGGGAACAGCCCAACACCAGCAGCTTCAGCCGGCACAGTGAAGACCCAAACCAGGCCAG TCATAGATGGGGCAGCCTTGAGGATAGACGACAAACTCAGAGTGGCcaaagagaggagagaagagcaGGAAAAGCAACATG CGGCCCGTGAGACTCAGCTCCTGGAGCGAGAGCGTAAGACCCGGCTGCAGGTGGAGAGACAAATGGAGGAGAGACAGAAGAAGCTGGAAGAGCAGCGCAGGAAGGAGGAACAGAGGAGAGCTGCAGTGGAGGAGAAAAGGAAACAGAAATTAGAGGAAGAAAAG gagcaCTATGAGGCCGTGATGAGACGTACTCTGGAGCGCAGCCAGCGAGTAGAGagtagagagagacagaagagatGGTCCTGGGGTGGACTTTCAGACTCTGACAACAAAAATG CTCGCCGCTTGTTGGCTGCCCCCGTGGATAGCAGTGTCCTCAGTCGGCTGCTCACACCCACCCAGGCCTCGCTAGCTAGAAGCAAGAGTGCTGCGGCCCTGTCCGCCGAAGGAGGAGACACCCAAG AGTCTCACCTGTGTCCTCGTTCAGCATCTGCCAGCCCCTTGCAGCCCCCACCAGGACCCCTACGCAGTCGCAGCAGCGATCGAAAAAAAGGCCCTCCAGCTTCTTTGTCTGCAGATGGCATTTCCAGTATGATGCAG CAAGCTGAGAAGGAGAAACGCTTCACGTCACCAGTAGGAAAACGCCCTGCCTCACCCTCTAGTCGTCATCGATCCCCGTCTCCTTCTCCCATTGCTAACACCACTACAAGAGCGCCCTCACCTGGAGCAGCCAG GCAGAGTCCACGCTTCCGCACTCCTTCCCCAAGTGGTTCGAAACAGCGGCCTCCATCCCCTCAGCCCTCTGCCACATCCAAACCTCCACCCATCCAGAAACCAGCTCTCACCCCCACCGGCCCACCCACCCTTCGCAAGAGGGACTCCAAGCCAAAGGAAGTGTCTCCCATGATGCCCGTCACCCCACAGTCTCCAGAAACCAGCACGCCCAGCCCGGTACCCGCACCCAAGACCAAAGAGG aATCCAGTTCCAAAGCAGCAATCGCAGGAACTAACTCCGCTGCAGAGGCTTCCAAGATCCTGGCGGAGAACCGGCGTCTGGTACGCgagcagaaagagaaagaagagcaaCTCCGCatacagagagaagaagaggagaa GCTGAGGAAAGAGGAGGAGAAGCGGCTGGCCGAGGAGGAGCGCTTGAGGCGTGTAGAGGAGGAGAAGAGGCTTGcggaggagaggaagagagaagaggAGGTGCAGGCTCGTATAGCAGAGGAGGAGAGACAGCGAATGGAGCTGGAGGAGCAGCAAAGACAGGTTGAGCTAGAGAAAGAG CGAGAGGAGGCTGAAGCAAAGGCCCAAGAGGAAGCAGAAAGGCAGCGTCAAGAGAGAGAACGCATTATGCAGCAGAACCAACAGGAGCGCATGGAGAGAAAGAAG AGAATTGAAGAAATTATGAAGAGGACCAGAAAAACAGACCAAATCGATTTTAGG AGTAATGATGAGAGGGACATTCCTGATGAAAATGGAGAGGAGGCTGAGGACCAAATATACTGTGAAAATAAGG AGAACGAGGCTGTCGAGTCAGAGCAGAATGCCATGAAGACAGAGCCATCAGACTCTCAGAAGCATCAGTTACCTGTGGAGGAGCCAGTCAGCGAGCAAGAAGAGCCAGATGATAGtatgaacacacaaacagatgTGGACAATAAAGAGAACAGCAATGGACCAGATACAGAGGATTTCTCAGGGGACCG CAGCCCCCCTCCCAAGTCTTGTCTGATGGAAGGCTTGGAGTTTGTGAACGAGGACTCTAAAGTGAACCTGGTGCCAGGGTTGAATGGTAAAGGAGGACCCTGGAGCTTTGAGGAGCTGATCGACCTGGGTGTTCATGCAAAGAGCAAACCCCTGATGGATGATGGGGGCCCTGAAGAGCCTAGAGTGGCCAGCTCCATTCATCCAGGCCTGCCTATTGAAGCTCTGTCTG AGATGTGA
- the LOC128027252 gene encoding MAP7 domain-containing protein 2 isoform X18 — translation MAEGATSLKGLRAQMAAAAQAQAEERRNQAGNSPTPAASAGTVKTQTRPVIDGAALRIDDKLRVAKERREEQEKQHAARETQLLERERKTRLQVERQMEERQKKLEEQRRKEEQRRAAVEEKRKQKLEEEKEHYEAVMRRTLERSQRVESRERQKRWSWGGLSDSDNKNGQTDTGPASSPIVIVISPASPATKQPRNQTSQDKRSSSTTNLKQTDSVISKRLSSSSATLLNSPDKKSHLCPRSASASPLQPPPGPLRSRSSDRKKGPPASLSADGISSMMQQAEKEKRFTSPVGKRPASPSSRHRSPSPSPIANTTTRAPSPGAARQSPRFRTPSPSGSKQRPPSPQPSATSKPPPIQKPALTPTGPPTLRKRDSKPKEVSPMMPVTPQSPETSTPSPVPAPKTKEESSSKAAIAGTNSAAEASKILAENRRLVREQKEKEEQLRIQREEEEKLRKEEEKRLAEEERLRRVEEEKRLAEERKREEEVQARIAEEERQRMELEEQQRQVELEKEREEAEAKAQEEAERQRQERERIMQQNQQERMERKKRIEEIMKRTRKTDQIDFRSNDERDIPDENGEEAEDQIYCENKENEAVESEQNAMKTEPSDSQKHQLPVEEPVSEQEEPDDSMNTQTDVDNKENSNGPDTEDFSGDRSPPPKSCLMEGLEFVNEDSKVNLVPGLNGKGGPWSFEELIDLGVHAKSKPLMDDGGPEEPRVASSIHPGLPIEALSEM, via the exons CTGCAGCTGCGCAGGCGCAGGCAGAGGAACGGCGCAACCAGGCAGGGAACAGCCCAACACCAGCAGCTTCAGCCGGCACAGTGAAGACCCAAACCAGGCCAG TCATAGATGGGGCAGCCTTGAGGATAGACGACAAACTCAGAGTGGCcaaagagaggagagaagagcaGGAAAAGCAACATG CGGCCCGTGAGACTCAGCTCCTGGAGCGAGAGCGTAAGACCCGGCTGCAGGTGGAGAGACAAATGGAGGAGAGACAGAAGAAGCTGGAAGAGCAGCGCAGGAAGGAGGAACAGAGGAGAGCTGCAGTGGAGGAGAAAAGGAAACAGAAATTAGAGGAAGAAAAG gagcaCTATGAGGCCGTGATGAGACGTACTCTGGAGCGCAGCCAGCGAGTAGAGagtagagagagacagaagagatGGTCCTGGGGTGGACTTTCAGACTCTGACAACAAAAATG GACAGACTGACACTGGCCCCGCCTCCTCCCCGATTGTTATAGTAATCTCCCCTGCTTCTCCAGCCACCAAGCAACCAAGGAATCAGACGTCACAAG ACAAGCGCTCTTCCTCTACTACAAACCTGAAACAGACTGACTCAGTTATCAGCAAGCGTCTCTCCTCATCCTCAGCCACCCTCCTTAATTCTCCTGATAAAA AGTCTCACCTGTGTCCTCGTTCAGCATCTGCCAGCCCCTTGCAGCCCCCACCAGGACCCCTACGCAGTCGCAGCAGCGATCGAAAAAAAGGCCCTCCAGCTTCTTTGTCTGCAGATGGCATTTCCAGTATGATGCAG CAAGCTGAGAAGGAGAAACGCTTCACGTCACCAGTAGGAAAACGCCCTGCCTCACCCTCTAGTCGTCATCGATCCCCGTCTCCTTCTCCCATTGCTAACACCACTACAAGAGCGCCCTCACCTGGAGCAGCCAG GCAGAGTCCACGCTTCCGCACTCCTTCCCCAAGTGGTTCGAAACAGCGGCCTCCATCCCCTCAGCCCTCTGCCACATCCAAACCTCCACCCATCCAGAAACCAGCTCTCACCCCCACCGGCCCACCCACCCTTCGCAAGAGGGACTCCAAGCCAAAGGAAGTGTCTCCCATGATGCCCGTCACCCCACAGTCTCCAGAAACCAGCACGCCCAGCCCGGTACCCGCACCCAAGACCAAAGAGG aATCCAGTTCCAAAGCAGCAATCGCAGGAACTAACTCCGCTGCAGAGGCTTCCAAGATCCTGGCGGAGAACCGGCGTCTGGTACGCgagcagaaagagaaagaagagcaaCTCCGCatacagagagaagaagaggagaa GCTGAGGAAAGAGGAGGAGAAGCGGCTGGCCGAGGAGGAGCGCTTGAGGCGTGTAGAGGAGGAGAAGAGGCTTGcggaggagaggaagagagaagaggAGGTGCAGGCTCGTATAGCAGAGGAGGAGAGACAGCGAATGGAGCTGGAGGAGCAGCAAAGACAGGTTGAGCTAGAGAAAGAG CGAGAGGAGGCTGAAGCAAAGGCCCAAGAGGAAGCAGAAAGGCAGCGTCAAGAGAGAGAACGCATTATGCAGCAGAACCAACAGGAGCGCATGGAGAGAAAGAAG AGAATTGAAGAAATTATGAAGAGGACCAGAAAAACAGACCAAATCGATTTTAGG AGTAATGATGAGAGGGACATTCCTGATGAAAATGGAGAGGAGGCTGAGGACCAAATATACTGTGAAAATAAGG AGAACGAGGCTGTCGAGTCAGAGCAGAATGCCATGAAGACAGAGCCATCAGACTCTCAGAAGCATCAGTTACCTGTGGAGGAGCCAGTCAGCGAGCAAGAAGAGCCAGATGATAGtatgaacacacaaacagatgTGGACAATAAAGAGAACAGCAATGGACCAGATACAGAGGATTTCTCAGGGGACCG CAGCCCCCCTCCCAAGTCTTGTCTGATGGAAGGCTTGGAGTTTGTGAACGAGGACTCTAAAGTGAACCTGGTGCCAGGGTTGAATGGTAAAGGAGGACCCTGGAGCTTTGAGGAGCTGATCGACCTGGGTGTTCATGCAAAGAGCAAACCCCTGATGGATGATGGGGGCCCTGAAGAGCCTAGAGTGGCCAGCTCCATTCATCCAGGCCTGCCTATTGAAGCTCTGTCTG AGATGTGA